A genomic segment from Candidatus Viadribacter manganicus encodes:
- a CDS encoding tetratricopeptide repeat protein, with protein MLKHRIIFAVVASAAFTLMAAPAMARTVDSNAAACANERDELPASVQADASTRFLRSFGVSRHDRAQAHKSRGNAYRALGRYELAIADYDAAIRVSPRYVEAYRNRARAYQDSGAINLATADSEEAGRISAAQQG; from the coding sequence ATGCTCAAGCATCGCATCATTTTCGCCGTCGTGGCGTCGGCGGCGTTTACCTTGATGGCGGCGCCGGCAATGGCGCGCACCGTGGATAGCAACGCCGCCGCGTGTGCAAACGAGCGCGACGAACTTCCGGCGAGCGTACAGGCCGATGCATCCACGCGGTTCTTGCGTTCGTTCGGCGTTTCACGTCACGATCGCGCCCAGGCGCACAAGAGCCGTGGCAATGCCTATCGTGCATTAGGACGGTACGAATTGGCGATTGCCGACTATGATGCGGCCATCCGCGTGAGCCCGCGCTACGTGGAGGCGTACCGCAATCGTGCGAGAGCCTATCAGGATTCAGGGGCGATCAACTTGGCGACCGCTGACAGCGAAGAGGCGGGTCGGATTTCCGCCGCGCAGCAAGGCTGA
- a CDS encoding tetratricopeptide repeat protein translates to MRIGATLVALAAAAMLSAPAVAQTAEDLNARCVNADRSIGNDQQVLACTRLIAMPGHSAQSQAQYYNNRGNAFRADSEFGSAIADYDEAIRLDPNYANAFNNRGIANRAAGLADRAIADFTAALRINPEMANAYGNRGSAFADRGDIARALSDFSRAIELNPDYAGAYNNRGNLYRQQRQYDRAIADFGEAIRVNPRYAIAFNNRGRTYQAMGDMTRALADYEQAREIEPNNPNFQGFGMRR, encoded by the coding sequence ATGCGTATCGGCGCGACCCTCGTCGCGCTGGCGGCAGCTGCGATGCTGTCGGCTCCGGCGGTTGCGCAGACGGCTGAGGACTTGAACGCCCGGTGCGTCAACGCCGATCGGAGCATTGGCAATGACCAGCAGGTTTTGGCGTGCACGCGCCTGATCGCGATGCCGGGGCACTCGGCGCAAAGCCAAGCGCAGTATTATAACAATCGCGGCAACGCCTTCCGCGCCGATAGTGAGTTCGGTTCGGCAATCGCCGATTATGACGAGGCCATTCGTCTCGATCCGAACTACGCCAACGCGTTTAACAATCGCGGCATCGCCAATCGAGCGGCGGGCTTGGCGGATCGGGCGATTGCGGATTTCACCGCGGCGCTGCGGATCAATCCGGAAATGGCGAACGCCTATGGCAATCGCGGCAGCGCCTTCGCCGATCGCGGCGACATTGCGCGCGCTCTCTCGGATTTTAGCCGGGCGATCGAGCTCAACCCGGACTATGCGGGCGCTTATAACAATCGCGGCAACCTCTATCGTCAGCAGCGCCAGTATGATCGCGCGATTGCTGATTTCGGCGAGGCGATCCGGGTCAATCCGCGTTACGCAATTGCCTTCAACAATCGCGGCCGTACCTATCAGGCGATGGGCGATATGACCCGCGCGCTGGCGGATTACGAGCAGGCGCGCGAGATCGAGCCGAACAATCCAAACTTCCAAGGCTTTGGCATGCGCCGTTAG
- a CDS encoding YjhX family toxin, whose product MNISKYEQRTLHALAQGGAIHHRKNEKGDIVEIDCINRDGWRLADCTLHVFKKLRRRHFIRSENSGPYRITREGLSAVRAQLDNR is encoded by the coding sequence GTGAATATCTCAAAGTACGAGCAGCGGACGCTGCACGCGCTGGCGCAAGGCGGCGCGATCCATCATCGCAAGAATGAAAAAGGCGACATCGTCGAAATCGATTGCATCAACCGTGACGGTTGGCGTCTAGCCGATTGCACGCTGCATGTTTTCAAAAAGCTGCGCCGCCGCCACTTCATCCGAAGCGAAAATAGCGGCCCCTATCGGATCACGCGTGAGGGACTAAGCGCCGTCCGCGCACAACTCGACAACCGCTGA
- a CDS encoding CDP-alcohol phosphatidyltransferase family protein — MISNAITIFRTLLTIPLFALLAYGAGDFGWTPLALFLGAGLLDMVDGKVARARNETSAFGAMIDLVGDRLLTFAAVLGLIVGGDVAGVQLIAGIIIVARDLVVASLNEALPGKLGPRVGTLEKIKIAAAFAALTLLIAPSTFEQQQMAGIAALWLAAAFTVLTVAGYWMAALREFAKS; from the coding sequence ATGATTTCCAACGCGATCACGATTTTTCGGACATTGCTTACCATTCCGCTTTTTGCGCTGCTGGCGTATGGCGCGGGTGACTTTGGCTGGACACCGTTGGCGCTGTTCTTGGGCGCCGGTTTGCTCGATATGGTCGATGGTAAAGTGGCGCGTGCACGCAATGAGACGAGCGCGTTTGGAGCGATGATCGATTTGGTCGGCGATCGGTTGCTGACCTTTGCGGCTGTGTTGGGATTGATTGTCGGTGGCGACGTCGCGGGCGTGCAGTTGATCGCGGGGATCATCATCGTGGCGCGTGATTTAGTGGTGGCGTCCTTGAATGAAGCTCTGCCGGGAAAGCTGGGCCCTCGCGTTGGGACGCTGGAGAAGATCAAGATCGCCGCGGCCTTCGCGGCGCTGACGCTGTTGATTGCGCCGTCGACGTTCGAGCAACAGCAGATGGCCGGCATCGCCGCGTTATGGCTCGCCGCAGCGTTTACGGTGCTGACTGTAGCCGGCTATTGGATGGCCGCGCTGCGCGAGTTCGCCAAGTCCTAA
- a CDS encoding demethoxyubiquinone hydroxylase family protein, with product MSQLITRILQVDHAGEHRAMAIYSAQIRHARRSYPDLLPWLEATPGHETRDRSSFRDAMEQRGVTPCGALAIWSIGGSILGALTAAFGRADVFVRTAAVERTVRRHLEEQAAHLDAADPSLTTLVREI from the coding sequence GTGTCGCAGCTCATCACGCGAATTCTTCAAGTCGATCACGCTGGCGAACACAGGGCAATGGCCATCTATTCAGCACAGATTCGGCACGCACGGCGCAGCTATCCGGATCTACTGCCGTGGCTCGAAGCGACTCCAGGCCATGAAACGCGGGATCGCTCGTCGTTCCGTGACGCGATGGAGCAGCGCGGCGTTACACCATGCGGCGCTCTCGCCATTTGGTCGATCGGCGGAAGCATCTTGGGGGCTTTAACGGCGGCATTCGGCCGAGCGGATGTTTTTGTTCGCACTGCCGCGGTCGAACGCACGGTCCGGCGACACCTTGAAGAGCAAGCCGCGCACCTGGACGCAGCCGACCCGTCTCTCACGACGCTGGTGCGTGAGATCTGA
- a CDS encoding aromatic ring-hydroxylating oxygenase subunit alpha, protein MPTPKSLPAWLYTDPRFFEQEREHVFAQAWHIVGHINDIPNTGDYLTLDILGDRVVTVRGDDATIRSFHNVCRHRAGKIATEWRGSCGHRLVCPYHAWSYKLDGGFAGAPKWQGFDSLDPNTLALKPVDQEIAFGFIFIRFAPGLPSVADMMAPYADELAAFELEKLIPNGRVTLRPRPVNWKNVGDNYSDGMHIPVAHPGLSRLLAGTYRIEAKPWIDKMWGTITETPSDNWSERQYQKLLGTFDHIPAERRRLWAYYKLWPNVAFDIYPDQVDFMQFIPVSATQTMIREIAYVHPNASREMNAARYLNWRINRQVNAEDTVLIEGVQQGMESSSYDTGPLSPSEVCLISFGDRMRALIPDANLERAPAN, encoded by the coding sequence ATGCCGACTCCCAAGTCCCTACCCGCCTGGCTATACACAGACCCGCGCTTCTTCGAGCAAGAGCGCGAACATGTCTTCGCCCAAGCTTGGCACATCGTCGGCCATATCAACGATATTCCGAACACCGGCGATTACCTGACGCTGGATATCCTGGGCGATCGCGTCGTCACCGTGCGCGGCGATGACGCCACAATCCGCAGCTTCCACAATGTCTGCCGCCATCGCGCCGGCAAGATCGCCACCGAGTGGCGTGGCTCGTGCGGTCATCGCCTCGTTTGCCCGTACCACGCCTGGAGCTACAAGCTCGACGGCGGCTTCGCTGGCGCGCCGAAATGGCAAGGCTTCGATAGCCTCGATCCCAACACGCTCGCGCTGAAGCCCGTCGACCAGGAAATCGCCTTCGGCTTCATCTTCATCCGCTTTGCCCCAGGTCTACCCAGCGTCGCGGACATGATGGCGCCCTACGCCGATGAACTCGCGGCGTTCGAGCTTGAAAAGCTTATACCCAATGGCCGCGTCACGCTGCGCCCGCGTCCGGTGAACTGGAAAAACGTCGGCGATAATTATTCCGACGGCATGCACATTCCGGTCGCGCACCCCGGCTTGTCACGCCTTCTCGCGGGCACTTACAGAATCGAAGCCAAGCCCTGGATCGACAAGATGTGGGGCACGATCACGGAGACGCCGTCCGACAACTGGTCCGAGCGTCAGTACCAAAAGCTGCTCGGCACGTTCGATCACATTCCAGCCGAGCGCAGGCGCTTGTGGGCCTATTACAAGCTTTGGCCGAACGTTGCATTCGACATCTACCCCGATCAAGTCGACTTCATGCAATTCATCCCGGTGTCCGCGACGCAAACAATGATCCGCGAAATCGCCTATGTTCATCCAAACGCAAGCCGCGAAATGAACGCTGCACGCTATCTCAACTGGCGCATCAATCGCCAAGTCAACGCCGAAGACACCGTGCTGATCGAAGGCGTGCAGCAGGGCATGGAAAGTTCAAGCTACGATACCGGCCCGCTCTCGCCGAGCGAAGTGTGCCTCATCTCGTTTGGCGACCGCATGCGCGCACTGATCCCCGACGCAAATCTCGAACGCGCGCCGGCAAACTAG
- a CDS encoding sterol desaturase family protein: protein MEALQTLLSEAAASFWTAFSGLVWPALAFAAIAFIAHGLDAIHVARNAAAEVRTNLILFALDASLVTPLLVIALTFFGALIQQSGFVLFSPTQWATLPQIAVGFVALFAGDFIAYWRHRLEHTPLIWPAHVAHHSDTAMTWTTGLRFHPFNRVTTALIDTTFLALLGLPIWALLINNLVRHYYGLFIHMDLPWTYGPLRRVFVSPAMHRWHHIRDADGAGVNFATVFSVFDQAFGTYHVPGPCTAPLGVRDDVGHGALKQLAWPLVALYRAVKFRRSLRSPGMT from the coding sequence GTGGAAGCCCTGCAAACTCTTCTGAGCGAAGCCGCCGCCTCATTCTGGACCGCGTTCAGCGGTCTCGTCTGGCCTGCGCTTGCGTTTGCGGCCATCGCCTTCATCGCGCACGGCCTTGATGCGATCCACGTCGCGCGCAACGCCGCTGCAGAAGTCCGCACCAACCTTATCCTTTTCGCACTCGACGCGTCGCTGGTCACGCCGTTGCTTGTCATCGCGCTCACCTTTTTCGGCGCACTCATTCAGCAAAGCGGCTTCGTTCTGTTTTCACCAACGCAATGGGCGACGCTTCCGCAAATTGCGGTCGGCTTCGTCGCACTGTTCGCTGGCGATTTCATCGCCTATTGGCGCCATCGGCTCGAACACACGCCGCTCATCTGGCCCGCTCACGTCGCTCACCACAGCGATACAGCCATGACCTGGACAACAGGCCTGCGCTTTCATCCGTTCAACCGGGTCACCACCGCGCTCATCGACACGACATTCCTCGCGCTACTCGGCTTGCCGATCTGGGCGCTGCTGATCAACAACCTCGTGCGCCACTATTATGGCCTCTTCATCCACATGGATCTGCCCTGGACGTACGGCCCGTTGCGCCGCGTCTTCGTCTCACCCGCCATGCATCGCTGGCACCACATCCGAGACGCCGATGGCGCCGGCGTCAACTTCGCTACCGTGTTTTCAGTTTTCGACCAAGCCTTCGGCACCTACCACGTCCCCGGCCCCTGCACCGCACCGCTCGGTGTTCGCGACGATGTCGGCCACGGGGCGCTCAAGCAGCTCGCATGGCCATTGGTCGCGCTCTATCGCGCCGTAAAATTCCGGCGCTCGCTTCGCTCGCCCGGAATGACGTAG
- a CDS encoding GIY-YIG nuclease family protein, which yields MKTSGYVYVLGSQLGTDRRTYVGWTIDIDARLALHNAGIGARSTRGRYWVLLYAERYLTRREAMSREVSLKRDRRFRAALASLLL from the coding sequence GTGAAGACTTCAGGTTACGTCTATGTCCTCGGCAGCCAGCTTGGCACGGACCGGCGCACTTATGTCGGTTGGACCATAGACATTGACGCGCGCCTCGCGCTTCACAATGCCGGCATCGGCGCGCGTTCGACACGTGGCCGCTATTGGGTGCTGCTCTATGCCGAGCGTTACCTCACCCGCCGCGAAGCCATGAGTCGGGAAGTTTCGCTGAAGCGCGACCGCCGCTTCCGCGCCGCGCTGGCGTCACTGCTGCTCTGA
- a CDS encoding NAD-dependent succinate-semialdehyde dehydrogenase, whose product MSPTFRSDAYIDGKWRAGAKRFEVFNPATQAVIAEVPDLGAAETEEAIAAAHRAFPGWAAKAAKERAQIMRAWFDLMMADIDRLARLISLEGGKPLAEAKGEAAYGASFMEWYGEEAKRAYGRVIPTTTPTRRYVTIKQPIGVCAAVTPWNFPMAMITRKAAPALAAGCTIVLKPPHQTPLTALALAELGEKAGLPAGVFNVVTTANASAVGKIMCESNLVRHFSFTGSTEVGKKLGAACVGSTVKKVALELGGNAPLIVFADADLDLAVKGAILSKFRNAGQTCVCANRILVEDAIYNAFSMKLADAVPKLKVGPGIEDGVEIGPLIDQKAIEKVERMVAEALASGATALTGGKKHPAGAQFYTPTVLTNVTRDMRVNTEEIFGPVAPLIRFKTEDEAVSIANDTPFGLASYFFTKDVHRAWRVAERIESGMVSINDGIFSNEVIPFGGWKESGLGREGGVEGLDEYLESKFVNFGGFA is encoded by the coding sequence ATGAGCCCCACGTTCCGTTCCGACGCCTATATCGACGGCAAGTGGCGCGCAGGCGCGAAGCGCTTCGAGGTGTTCAATCCGGCCACGCAGGCCGTGATCGCCGAAGTGCCAGATCTCGGCGCCGCCGAAACCGAAGAAGCCATTGCTGCGGCGCACCGCGCCTTTCCCGGCTGGGCCGCGAAAGCCGCCAAGGAGCGCGCGCAAATCATGCGGGCCTGGTTCGATCTGATGATGGCCGACATCGACCGGCTGGCGCGCCTCATCTCACTCGAAGGCGGCAAGCCGCTCGCCGAGGCCAAGGGCGAAGCGGCCTACGGCGCAAGCTTCATGGAATGGTATGGCGAGGAGGCAAAGCGCGCCTACGGCCGCGTCATCCCAACGACCACGCCCACGCGCCGCTACGTGACCATAAAGCAGCCGATCGGCGTCTGCGCCGCTGTGACGCCGTGGAATTTTCCGATGGCGATGATCACCCGTAAAGCCGCGCCCGCTCTCGCCGCCGGTTGCACCATCGTCCTAAAGCCTCCGCATCAAACGCCGCTGACCGCCTTGGCCCTGGCCGAGCTGGGCGAAAAGGCAGGGCTCCCTGCCGGGGTGTTCAATGTCGTCACCACCGCAAACGCCAGCGCCGTCGGCAAGATCATGTGCGAGAGCAATCTCGTCCGCCACTTCTCGTTCACTGGCTCGACCGAAGTCGGCAAAAAGCTTGGCGCCGCTTGCGTTGGCTCGACCGTAAAGAAGGTGGCGCTCGAGCTTGGCGGCAACGCACCGCTCATCGTCTTCGCCGACGCCGATCTCGATCTCGCCGTCAAAGGCGCAATCCTCTCGAAATTCCGCAACGCCGGCCAAACCTGCGTCTGCGCCAATCGCATTCTAGTTGAAGACGCGATCTACAACGCCTTCTCCATGAAGCTCGCCGACGCGGTCCCCAAGCTCAAAGTTGGCCCCGGCATCGAAGATGGCGTCGAGATCGGGCCGCTGATCGATCAGAAGGCCATCGAAAAAGTTGAACGCATGGTGGCCGAGGCGCTCGCCTCCGGCGCAACCGCGCTCACCGGTGGCAAAAAGCACCCCGCCGGCGCGCAATTCTACACACCCACCGTGCTCACCAACGTCACCCGCGACATGCGCGTGAACACCGAAGAAATCTTCGGCCCCGTCGCGCCGCTCATCCGCTTCAAAACCGAGGACGAAGCCGTCTCGATCGCCAACGACACCCCGTTCGGCCTTGCCTCCTACTTCTTCACCAAGGACGTACACCGCGCCTGGCGGGTCGCCGAACGCATCGAAAGCGGCATGGTCTCGATCAATGACGGTATCTTCTCGAACGAAGTCATTCCTTTCGGCGGCTGGAAAGAAAGCGGTCTCGGCCGCGAAGGCGGCGTCGAAGGCTTGGACGAATATTTAGAGTCCAAGTTTGTGAATTTCGGTGGGTTTGCGTGA
- a CDS encoding universal stress protein: protein MSWKDILVIVSEVEVDEPAIALGEVLAGQCGDWHVAAAFLTPVPDEPLAYEPTVVGGVWAELLGRARQEAEVERKKVEARLARSAKKAELRAAEALSRDLGRVAAVHARYADVAIMTRPSEGSGVELREEIIEGVLFHSGRPALIAPPNWKGTSIGKRVVVAWDASREATRALSEADDLLEIAEAVTVVTVDAKPKMFGHGDQPGSNIAGHLNRRGLPAEVRNVDSMGRSASLAILEEAQKLNADLIVMGGYAHSRLRELVFGGATRELLRSTTVPLLMAH, encoded by the coding sequence ATGAGCTGGAAAGACATTCTGGTTATTGTTTCGGAAGTCGAGGTGGATGAGCCGGCTATCGCGCTTGGCGAAGTGCTCGCCGGCCAATGCGGTGATTGGCATGTGGCGGCTGCGTTCTTGACCCCGGTGCCCGATGAACCGCTCGCGTATGAACCGACTGTGGTGGGGGGCGTCTGGGCTGAGCTTCTGGGCCGTGCGCGCCAGGAAGCGGAAGTCGAGCGCAAGAAGGTTGAGGCGCGCCTGGCGCGTTCCGCCAAGAAGGCGGAGCTACGGGCGGCGGAGGCGCTGTCGCGCGATCTAGGCCGTGTGGCCGCCGTGCATGCCCGCTACGCTGATGTCGCGATCATGACGCGGCCAAGCGAAGGCAGCGGCGTTGAACTGCGCGAGGAGATTATCGAAGGCGTGCTTTTTCACTCCGGCCGTCCGGCGTTGATCGCGCCGCCGAACTGGAAGGGAACGAGCATCGGCAAACGCGTGGTTGTGGCTTGGGACGCGAGCCGCGAAGCGACGCGCGCGCTTTCGGAAGCCGATGATCTGTTGGAGATCGCTGAGGCGGTGACGGTAGTGACGGTGGACGCCAAGCCGAAAATGTTCGGGCATGGCGATCAGCCGGGCTCCAATATTGCCGGTCACTTGAACCGGCGCGGCCTGCCGGCGGAAGTCCGCAATGTGGATAGCATGGGCCGTTCGGCCTCTTTGGCGATCCTCGAAGAAGCGCAGAAGCTGAACGCCGATCTCATCGTTATGGGTGGCTATGCGCACTCGCGGCTGCGGGAGCTGGTGTTTGGGGGCGCGACGCGCGAATTGTTGCGCTCGACAACCGTGCCGCTTCTGATGGCGCACTAA